The following coding sequences lie in one Fretibacterium sp. OH1220_COT-178 genomic window:
- a CDS encoding class I SAM-dependent methyltransferase: MDTELFDAILNRRGQGVSESEAFWDARAEPFLASKRTYGTGLTERVVRYLADGGMLGPEASVLDVGCAYGRYALPFAAVAREVTATDISSRMLELCASRAEAEGASNLRTRKHDWELEALGDLKGRFDLVFACMCTAARTPSGLAKMTAASRGACVVAQYVSMEDSLMESVAGELGLDRSGDPHNGRDVAWAIFNRLWLDGFLPRTAFLERNEDRTLAMDEALDRYAMSLGRAASDRGVELRSLLGAREENGGVRIRGRSVLALISWRTEEREHPAGSTFKRR; this comes from the coding sequence ATGGATACGGAACTCTTCGATGCGATTCTGAACCGCCGGGGTCAGGGCGTCTCCGAGTCGGAGGCGTTCTGGGATGCGAGGGCCGAACCCTTTCTGGCCAGCAAGCGGACCTACGGCACGGGCCTGACGGAGCGCGTGGTCCGTTACCTGGCCGATGGGGGGATGCTGGGTCCCGAGGCCTCCGTCCTGGACGTGGGGTGCGCCTACGGGCGCTACGCCCTTCCCTTCGCGGCGGTGGCGCGGGAAGTGACCGCCACGGACATCTCCTCCAGGATGCTGGAGCTGTGCGCCTCGCGGGCCGAGGCGGAAGGCGCCTCCAACCTGAGGACGCGGAAGCACGACTGGGAGCTGGAGGCGCTCGGCGATCTGAAGGGACGTTTCGATCTGGTGTTCGCCTGCATGTGCACGGCCGCTCGGACCCCCTCGGGCCTGGCGAAGATGACGGCGGCCAGCCGGGGAGCCTGCGTCGTCGCTCAGTACGTCTCGATGGAGGACTCCCTGATGGAGTCCGTGGCCGGGGAGCTGGGGCTGGACCGGAGCGGCGACCCCCATAACGGCAGGGACGTCGCCTGGGCGATCTTCAACCGGCTGTGGCTGGACGGCTTTCTCCCCCGGACGGCGTTTTTGGAGCGGAACGAGGACCGCACGCTCGCCATGGACGAGGCCCTCGACCGCTACGCGATGAGCCTGGGCAGGGCGGCCTCGGACCGGGGCGTCGAACTCCGGTCGCTCCTGGGCGCGCGGGAGGAGAACGGGGGCGTCCGCATCAGGGGGAGGAGCGTCCTGGCGCTGATCTCCTGGAGGACCGAGGAGCGCGAACACCCTGCCGGCTCGACTTTCAAGAGGAGGTGA
- a CDS encoding ABC transporter substrate-binding protein: MERVKRLRAGLAAAVAVFAAAAWLGAAEARTVRDHLGLDVELPERIERVVVVGPLPLASVVAVYQGGDVGNLVGIPPDLINTARRSVLGKYAPGLLSASGDFYRGGALNVEELLNLRPDVVFYSGAVHTETYKKAGIPAVAFIHPNIGGSASTLRTLEMWLDLMEQVLGGENKARDIVAYGKEVEAEIARRVRDIPPEKRAKVLILSNYNDTAIGVSGRKTFGEYWCDAVGAVNVGLDVGKKNVNMEQIYHWAPDKVFLTTFTAMVPQNLYDNTAGPGHDWSHVPAVRNRDCHKFPLGMHRWWPPSTDTPLALWWFAKAVYPDRFGDVDMPLKVKEYYRRFYGMELTDGEVEGLLNPGAEMRRDFF, encoded by the coding sequence ATGGAGAGGGTCAAAAGGCTCCGTGCGGGGCTTGCGGCCGCCGTTGCGGTTTTCGCCGCGGCGGCGTGGCTGGGTGCGGCCGAGGCGCGGACGGTGCGGGATCACCTTGGGCTGGACGTCGAACTTCCTGAGAGGATCGAAAGGGTCGTGGTGGTGGGGCCGCTGCCGCTGGCCTCGGTGGTGGCCGTGTACCAGGGAGGCGATGTCGGAAACCTGGTGGGCATACCGCCGGATCTGATCAACACGGCGCGCCGTTCGGTGCTGGGGAAGTACGCGCCCGGGCTGCTCTCCGCGTCCGGGGACTTCTACAGGGGAGGGGCCCTGAACGTCGAGGAGCTGCTGAACCTGAGGCCGGACGTCGTGTTCTACTCGGGCGCCGTCCATACGGAGACGTACAAGAAGGCGGGGATCCCCGCGGTGGCCTTCATCCACCCCAACATCGGCGGCTCGGCCAGCACGCTGCGCACGCTGGAGATGTGGCTGGACCTCATGGAGCAGGTGTTGGGAGGGGAAAACAAGGCCAGGGATATCGTCGCCTACGGCAAGGAGGTCGAGGCGGAAATAGCCCGGCGGGTCCGGGACATTCCCCCGGAGAAGCGGGCGAAGGTCCTGATCCTGAGCAACTACAACGATACGGCGATCGGCGTCTCGGGGCGAAAGACCTTCGGGGAGTACTGGTGCGACGCGGTGGGAGCCGTCAACGTGGGGCTGGACGTCGGGAAGAAGAACGTCAACATGGAGCAGATCTACCACTGGGCGCCCGACAAGGTGTTCCTGACCACCTTCACGGCGATGGTCCCCCAAAATCTCTACGACAACACGGCCGGGCCCGGACACGACTGGAGCCACGTTCCCGCCGTGAGGAATCGGGACTGCCACAAGTTCCCGCTGGGAATGCACCGCTGGTGGCCGCCCTCCACCGACACGCCTCTGGCCCTGTGGTGGTTCGCGAAGGCGGTCTACCCCGATCGTTTCGGGGACGTGGACATGCCGCTGAAGGTGAAGGAATACTACCGCAGGTTCTACGGCATGGAGCTGACGGACGGGGAGGTCGAGGGGCTTCTGAACCCCGGCGCCGAGATGCGGCGGGACTTCTTCTGA
- a CDS encoding flavodoxin family protein: MKALFVNGSPRKNWNTHKMLESAMEGAAEAGAVPDLAHLYDSAFKGCVSCFACKVRNGRTEGLCAFRDALTPTLEKAREADVIVVGSPVYFGYPTASARAFLERLMYPLLAYKVGEMRLLAKTVPTAMIYTMNCPEKLADQLDYPLLLGANADALERTFGYSETLCAYDTYQFSDYSRYDVPMFNEKDKARQREEQFPRDLRNARELGKRLVRKAAPQD; encoded by the coding sequence ATGAAAGCGTTGTTCGTCAATGGAAGCCCGCGTAAAAACTGGAACACCCACAAGATGCTGGAAAGCGCGATGGAGGGGGCCGCGGAGGCCGGGGCCGTTCCCGATTTGGCGCATCTTTACGATTCCGCCTTCAAGGGCTGTGTGAGCTGCTTCGCCTGCAAGGTAAGGAACGGCAGGACCGAAGGCCTCTGCGCCTTTCGCGACGCGCTGACGCCGACGCTGGAGAAGGCGCGTGAGGCGGATGTCATCGTTGTCGGCAGTCCGGTCTATTTCGGATATCCCACGGCCTCGGCGCGTGCGTTTCTGGAGCGTCTGATGTACCCCTTGCTCGCCTACAAGGTCGGCGAGATGAGGTTGTTGGCGAAGACCGTACCCACTGCGATGATCTACACCATGAATTGTCCGGAGAAACTGGCGGATCAGCTCGATTATCCCCTCCTGCTGGGGGCCAATGCCGATGCCCTCGAGCGCACCTTCGGCTACAGCGAGACGCTCTGCGCCTACGACACCTATCAGTTCAGCGACTACTCCCGCTACGACGTCCCCATGTTCAATGAAAAGGACAAGGCCAGGCAGCGCGAGGAGCAGTTCCCGCGCGACCTTCGGAACGCCCGTGAGCTGGGGAAGCGGTTGGTCCGGAAAGCGGCGCCGCAGGATTGA
- a CDS encoding winged helix-turn-helix transcriptional regulator has protein sequence MKASKNIKTQNYTDRCPLLYVMELIGSKWKLPILWCLNDEDGLHYNELKRRVHGVTNTMLTKCLRELEERGLVSRHSRGSVPPSVTYHLREDGRSLMPALEGLCRWGMDYLKKHEEGGGTCEDKG, from the coding sequence ATGAAGGCATCGAAGAACATAAAAACTCAGAACTACACGGACCGCTGTCCGTTGCTCTACGTGATGGAGCTGATAGGCTCCAAGTGGAAGCTGCCGATCCTCTGGTGCCTGAACGACGAGGACGGCCTGCATTACAACGAGCTGAAACGCCGCGTTCACGGGGTGACCAACACCATGCTGACAAAATGCCTCCGAGAGCTGGAGGAGAGAGGCCTGGTCTCCCGTCATTCGCGCGGAAGCGTGCCGCCCTCCGTGACCTATCATCTGAGGGAAGACGGACGAAGCCTCATGCCCGCTTTGGAAGGGTTGTGCAGATGGGGGATGGACTATCTGAAAAAGCACGAGGAGGGCGGCGGTACGTGTGAGGACAAAGGATGA
- a CDS encoding helix-turn-helix domain-containing protein: MSRRILYGKNTPLSFQESLFFDTDCPYTVRYKELRNDDVAPLHYSSALEVLLCCDISGTVTIEERTIPVCGDAVVAIPPYAVHSVTLKQGEGRVYVVHVSLEELRAFMDIPFFLSRTGARLDGLCGVCPDFDGVRGCVMELIERDGDLFARMGALLRLAGILQRCADREENPSVGRRGEGSDRLKAVVTWASANFREKVSVADAAAVAGLSKNYFCSWFRRHAGTTWNDYLNDVRISNACRVLAKTGSVTRACQECGFADLSWFIQLFRKKRGRTPRQYVKSLEAT; this comes from the coding sequence ATGAGCAGAAGGATCCTCTACGGGAAGAACACGCCTCTCTCCTTTCAGGAGAGCCTCTTTTTCGATACGGATTGTCCTTATACCGTCCGGTATAAGGAGCTGAGGAACGACGACGTCGCCCCCCTCCATTACTCGAGCGCCCTAGAGGTGCTTTTGTGTTGTGATATTTCGGGAACGGTCACCATCGAGGAACGCACCATCCCCGTTTGCGGCGACGCCGTGGTCGCGATCCCTCCCTATGCCGTCCACTCCGTCACGCTGAAGCAGGGGGAAGGAAGGGTCTACGTCGTTCACGTCTCCCTGGAGGAGCTGCGCGCCTTCATGGACATCCCCTTCTTTCTGAGCCGTACGGGCGCCCGCCTCGACGGGCTCTGCGGGGTTTGTCCGGATTTCGATGGGGTGCGGGGCTGCGTGATGGAGCTGATCGAGAGGGACGGCGACCTCTTCGCCCGGATGGGGGCGCTGCTGCGGCTGGCGGGGATCCTGCAGCGCTGCGCCGACCGGGAGGAAAATCCCTCCGTCGGGAGGAGGGGGGAGGGCTCCGACAGGCTGAAGGCGGTGGTGACCTGGGCCTCCGCCAACTTTCGCGAGAAGGTCTCCGTGGCCGACGCCGCGGCGGTGGCGGGGCTCTCGAAGAACTACTTCTGCAGCTGGTTCCGCCGCCATGCGGGCACGACCTGGAACGACTATCTGAACGACGTCCGGATCTCCAACGCCTGCCGGGTGCTGGCGAAAACGGGGTCCGTCACGCGGGCGTGCCAGGAATGCGGTTTCGCCGACCTGTCGTGGTTCATCCAGCTCTTCAGGAAAAAACGGGGCCGCACGCCCCGCCAGTACGTCAAAAGCCTCGAGGCCACCTGA
- a CDS encoding bifunctional 4-hydroxy-2-oxoglutarate aldolase/2-dehydro-3-deoxy-phosphogluconate aldolase: MTTKEFIIRHKIIAIYRKIYGDTLKRLAEALQAGGIRMMEVTFDQQDPDCVAKTAESIRMLADTFGDSMQFGAGTVLTTEQVRAAREAGGRFVISPNTDPEIIRRTKELGLVSIPGAMTPSEIMTAHNSGADFVKLFPSGALGFRYIKDILAPISHVKLIATGGVSEDDLGQYLALGFAGAGVGGRLADKKLIAEGNFAELTERARNFVAIAQGA; this comes from the coding sequence ATGACGACAAAGGAGTTCATCATTCGGCACAAGATCATAGCCATCTACCGGAAGATCTACGGAGACACGCTGAAGCGCCTGGCCGAGGCCCTCCAGGCGGGAGGGATCCGCATGATGGAGGTCACCTTCGACCAGCAGGACCCGGACTGCGTCGCCAAGACCGCCGAGTCCATCCGGATGCTTGCGGATACCTTCGGGGACTCGATGCAGTTCGGGGCCGGCACGGTCCTCACGACCGAACAGGTCCGGGCCGCCCGGGAGGCCGGGGGGCGGTTCGTCATCTCCCCCAACACGGACCCGGAGATCATCCGCCGAACCAAGGAGCTCGGGCTGGTCTCCATCCCCGGCGCCATGACCCCCAGCGAGATCATGACGGCCCACAACAGCGGCGCGGATTTCGTGAAGCTCTTCCCGTCGGGTGCCCTGGGCTTCCGCTACATCAAGGACATCCTCGCCCCCATCAGCCACGTGAAGCTCATCGCCACCGGAGGGGTGAGCGAGGACGACCTGGGACAGTACCTGGCGCTCGGCTTCGCCGGCGCCGGGGTGGGCGGGCGCCTGGCCGACAAGAAGCTGATCGCCGAGGGCAACTTCGCGGAGCTCACGGAGCGCGCCAGGAATTTCGTGGCCATCGCCCAAGGGGCCTGA
- a CDS encoding sugar kinase: MAGKKFIAFGEVLLRLSPDGFLRFAQAERFNVNYTGAEANMAVALAHMGMPTEVVTRLPDNEIGRCALRMFRKFGAGTGHIAFGGERLGIYYLERGASQRASQVIYDRRHSAFSEVRYEDFDWDAIFADAGWFHFTGITAALGPELPDICRRACETAKRHGVTVSCDLNYRKNLWTTEQAQAAMKPLMRHVDVLIGNEEDSEKVLGIGAAGTDVTAGVLNMDGYRDLAQRLTELYGFKKVAFTLRESLSASVNNWSGLLYEDGRLHTSRKYTMQIVDRVGGGDSFASGLIYGILNGFDPQKALEFAVGASCLKHSIELDFNLSTVKEVLNLIGGDGSGRVVR; the protein is encoded by the coding sequence ATGGCCGGCAAGAAGTTCATCGCATTCGGCGAGGTCCTGCTTCGTCTCTCGCCCGACGGGTTCCTGCGCTTCGCCCAGGCGGAGCGCTTCAACGTGAACTACACCGGAGCGGAGGCTAACATGGCGGTCGCCCTGGCCCACATGGGGATGCCGACGGAGGTCGTGACCCGCCTGCCGGACAACGAGATCGGGCGCTGCGCCCTGCGCATGTTCCGCAAGTTCGGCGCGGGGACCGGCCACATCGCCTTCGGTGGCGAGCGTCTGGGGATCTACTACCTGGAGCGCGGGGCCTCCCAGCGCGCCTCCCAGGTGATCTACGACCGCAGGCACTCCGCGTTCTCCGAGGTGCGGTACGAGGACTTCGACTGGGACGCGATCTTCGCCGACGCGGGGTGGTTCCACTTCACCGGCATCACCGCCGCGCTTGGCCCGGAGCTGCCGGACATCTGCCGGAGGGCCTGCGAGACGGCGAAGCGGCACGGCGTCACGGTGAGCTGCGACCTGAACTACCGCAAGAACCTCTGGACGACCGAGCAGGCCCAGGCGGCCATGAAGCCCCTGATGCGCCACGTCGACGTCCTGATCGGGAACGAGGAGGACTCGGAGAAGGTCCTGGGCATCGGAGCGGCGGGGACGGACGTCACGGCCGGGGTGCTGAACATGGACGGCTACCGCGACCTGGCCCAAAGGCTGACGGAGCTCTACGGCTTCAAAAAGGTGGCCTTCACGCTCCGCGAATCCCTTTCGGCGTCCGTCAACAACTGGTCCGGACTGCTCTATGAGGACGGCAGGCTCCACACCTCGCGCAAGTACACCATGCAGATCGTCGACCGGGTCGGCGGCGGCGACTCGTTCGCCTCGGGCCTCATCTACGGGATTCTGAACGGCTTCGACCCGCAAAAGGCCCTGGAGTTCGCCGTCGGCGCGTCCTGCCTGAAGCACTCCATCGAGCTGGACTTCAACCTGTCCACGGTCAAGGAGGTCCTGAACCTCATCGGCGGCGACGGCTCCGGGCGCGTGGTGCGCTGA
- a CDS encoding Bug family tripartite tricarboxylate transporter substrate binding protein produces MKKAMLSFLCVCVLFAAAGLGEAADFPGKKPITIVVPYSAGGASDTTARIFAAEMEKVLGTSFIVTNITGASGAIGLEHARSRKPDGYTLAYMPVESTMLRALGFTDLSCADFKFICRVMTIPATVTVRADSEWKTFEDLLAYAKAQPEKIQTGNSGTGSIWHVAAASLEEASGAKFTHVPFEGAAPAVAALVGKNIQMVTVSPSEVKSNVDSGELKILAVLGEARSSVFPDVKTARELGVDLALQAWGGFAVPKGTPEDVVKILEDAAKTAANSEALKKLLKERGFDHAYLSGDEMDKRAAAELEHFGNLIPKLGIAN; encoded by the coding sequence ATGAAAAAGGCAATGCTCTCGTTCCTGTGCGTCTGCGTGCTCTTCGCGGCGGCCGGCCTTGGGGAGGCCGCGGATTTCCCCGGAAAGAAGCCCATCACCATCGTCGTCCCCTATTCGGCGGGCGGCGCCTCCGACACGACGGCCAGGATCTTCGCGGCCGAGATGGAGAAGGTCCTGGGCACGAGCTTCATCGTGACCAACATCACGGGGGCATCCGGCGCCATCGGCCTGGAGCACGCCCGAAGCCGCAAGCCCGACGGCTACACCCTGGCCTACATGCCCGTGGAGTCCACCATGCTGCGCGCCCTGGGATTCACCGACCTCTCCTGCGCCGACTTCAAGTTCATCTGCCGGGTCATGACCATCCCCGCAACGGTGACGGTCCGCGCCGACAGCGAGTGGAAGACCTTCGAGGACCTTCTGGCCTACGCCAAGGCTCAGCCGGAGAAGATCCAGACGGGGAACTCCGGGACCGGCTCCATCTGGCACGTCGCCGCCGCCTCCCTGGAGGAGGCCAGCGGAGCCAAGTTCACCCACGTCCCCTTCGAGGGAGCCGCCCCCGCCGTTGCGGCCCTGGTGGGCAAGAACATACAGATGGTCACCGTCAGCCCTTCCGAAGTCAAGTCCAACGTGGATTCCGGCGAGCTCAAGATCCTGGCTGTCCTCGGCGAGGCCCGCAGCTCGGTCTTCCCCGACGTGAAGACCGCACGCGAGCTGGGCGTCGACCTGGCGCTCCAGGCCTGGGGCGGCTTTGCCGTGCCCAAGGGGACCCCGGAGGACGTGGTGAAGATCCTCGAGGACGCCGCCAAGACGGCCGCCAACTCCGAAGCCCTGAAGAAGCTGCTGAAGGAGCGCGGCTTCGACCACGCCTACCTCTCCGGGGACGAGATGGACAAGAGGGCGGCCGCCGAGCTGGAGCACTTCGGCAACCTGATCCCGAAGCTGGGCATCGCCAACTGA
- a CDS encoding tripartite tricarboxylate transporter TctB family protein, with translation MRNNDVISGLFATLFGAALFVATWLEPKLTFIAKTSDGVPGAGFFPYLMSGSVALLGTALTVKGLGRRDTAAAPIPRENLRLLFGTLAGLIGFLVLWPLTGHFYPLALLLCLFLNRLLKRSWLFAVVYSLGLCLLAYLVFTLGFSVQFNA, from the coding sequence ATGCGCAATAACGACGTCATATCCGGCCTGTTCGCAACGCTCTTCGGCGCCGCCCTCTTCGTTGCGACATGGCTCGAACCGAAACTCACCTTCATAGCCAAGACCTCGGACGGGGTTCCGGGAGCGGGGTTTTTCCCCTACCTCATGAGCGGCTCGGTCGCGCTTCTGGGCACGGCCCTGACGGTAAAGGGGCTCGGGCGGCGGGATACCGCCGCCGCGCCCATCCCCCGGGAGAACCTGAGGCTGCTGTTCGGGACCCTGGCGGGCCTGATCGGCTTCCTGGTCCTCTGGCCCCTGACGGGGCATTTCTACCCGCTCGCCCTGCTGCTCTGTCTTTTTCTGAACCGACTTTTGAAGCGCTCGTGGCTTTTTGCCGTCGTCTACTCCCTGGGGCTCTGTCTGCTGGCCTACCTGGTGTTCACCCTGGGGTTTTCCGTCCAGTTCAACGCATGA
- a CDS encoding tripartite tricarboxylate transporter permease, which translates to MGTEVWLSALDSVLQPSVLFFLCAGVLIGTAIGALPGLSATMGIAIMTPVTFWFAPADGFAMLMGLWNAAIFAGGISAILINTPGTPASITQSFDGYPLYRQGKGGLALGVNVVFSAIGGIFSILCLMLFAEPIARFTVSFGPTEYFMLALFGLGMMVAVSGASQLKGLILGAAGILLSCVGLDPILGMRRFTMGQVSLLGGISFIPVMIGMFGIGEVLFQIYSRDARQEAEENERRKENLRIGKVLPPARDILRLSPLCLLAAAVSTLVGAIPAAGGDIASIICWGNAKKLSRHPEEYGKGSIEGLAVSSTANNGVLGGAMTTMMTLGIPGDSVTAILIGSLTMYGMQPGIKMFTENATFSATIMLLMLLANVVFLVLGLATAKVSAKFLSVTQPTVWVAVSLLCIIGSFALNNSYFDVIVMFSAGVAGFLFKVYDFPTGPFVLGLLLGKMLEANLRRALVMSHGSLMIFLERPVTCVFLVLILATFLWPLVRRKRQPRPLDKPQP; encoded by the coding sequence ATGGGAACGGAAGTCTGGCTCTCCGCTTTGGACTCCGTCCTGCAGCCCTCGGTCCTCTTCTTCCTCTGCGCCGGCGTGCTGATCGGGACGGCTATCGGGGCCCTTCCCGGGCTCTCGGCCACCATGGGAATCGCCATCATGACCCCCGTCACCTTCTGGTTCGCCCCCGCGGACGGGTTCGCCATGCTCATGGGGCTCTGGAACGCCGCCATCTTCGCGGGCGGGATCTCGGCCATTCTGATCAACACCCCCGGGACCCCCGCGTCCATCACCCAGTCCTTCGACGGCTACCCGCTCTACCGCCAGGGCAAGGGCGGCCTGGCTCTGGGGGTCAATGTGGTCTTCTCGGCAATCGGGGGCATCTTCAGCATCCTGTGCCTCATGCTCTTCGCCGAGCCCATAGCGCGCTTCACCGTCTCCTTCGGCCCCACGGAGTACTTCATGCTCGCCCTCTTCGGGCTTGGGATGATGGTCGCGGTCAGCGGCGCCTCCCAGCTCAAGGGGCTGATCCTCGGAGCGGCGGGAATCCTGCTCTCCTGCGTGGGGCTCGACCCCATCCTCGGGATGAGGCGTTTCACCATGGGTCAGGTCTCCCTTCTGGGCGGGATCTCCTTCATCCCCGTCATGATCGGGATGTTCGGCATCGGGGAGGTGCTCTTCCAGATCTACAGCCGGGACGCGAGGCAGGAGGCGGAGGAGAACGAGAGGCGGAAGGAGAACCTGAGGATCGGCAAGGTGCTGCCCCCGGCCCGGGATATCCTGAGGCTCTCCCCCCTCTGCCTTCTGGCCGCGGCGGTCTCCACCCTCGTCGGGGCAATCCCGGCGGCGGGCGGCGACATCGCCTCCATCATCTGTTGGGGCAACGCCAAGAAGCTGAGCCGCCACCCGGAGGAGTACGGAAAGGGCTCCATCGAGGGCCTGGCGGTCAGCTCCACGGCGAACAACGGGGTGCTGGGAGGGGCCATGACCACCATGATGACCCTGGGCATACCGGGCGACTCCGTGACAGCCATCCTGATCGGCTCCCTCACCATGTACGGGATGCAGCCGGGAATCAAGATGTTCACGGAAAACGCGACCTTCTCGGCGACCATCATGCTGCTGATGCTCCTGGCGAACGTCGTCTTCCTCGTCCTGGGGCTGGCGACCGCGAAGGTGTCGGCAAAGTTTCTGTCCGTCACGCAGCCGACCGTCTGGGTGGCGGTCTCCCTGCTCTGCATCATCGGCTCCTTCGCCCTCAACAACAGCTATTTCGACGTCATCGTGATGTTCTCGGCCGGGGTCGCCGGGTTCCTGTTCAAGGTCTACGACTTCCCGACCGGTCCGTTCGTCCTGGGCCTGCTCCTCGGAAAGATGCTGGAGGCCAACCTGCGCCGCGCCCTGGTGATGTCGCACGGAAGCCTCATGATCTTCCTGGAGCGGCCCGTGACCTGCGTCTTTCTGGTCCTGATCCTCGCCACCTTCCTGTGGCCGCTGGTCCGGAGAAAAAGGCAGCCCCGACCGCTCGACAAACCGCAGCCCTGA
- a CDS encoding dihydrodipicolinate synthase family protein — protein sequence MKRLHGVVCATITPLDGNGELDEASLRRLCDHLDACGVNGLYPNGTNGEGLLLSPEERQRAAEVVVDRNRQRGGRMSVYVQSTAATTEETCAHVRHAAAVGADGVGVMTPFFFPMDGESLLRFYDDVLAAAPEGFPAYLYNIPGCSGNDISPGLLRKVMDRHANVRGIKFSVPDLMRVEDYLLACKAGTEVLIGCDSLFLQCLLTGGTGMVSGPAMVFGRRFVRLYESWREGDVELARELQRRVVETDRRLLGIPAIPAVKALLAMQGVIATDRCRRPFRSLDRIERNVLKEILEDYGRED from the coding sequence ATGAAAAGGCTGCACGGCGTCGTCTGCGCGACGATCACACCCCTGGATGGAAACGGCGAACTGGACGAGGCGTCTCTGCGCCGTCTCTGCGATCATCTCGACGCCTGCGGGGTGAACGGCCTCTACCCCAACGGCACCAACGGCGAGGGGCTGCTCCTGAGCCCCGAGGAGCGGCAGCGGGCCGCGGAGGTCGTCGTGGACCGAAACCGGCAAAGGGGCGGACGCATGTCCGTCTATGTCCAGAGCACCGCGGCCACCACGGAGGAGACCTGCGCTCATGTCCGGCATGCCGCAGCTGTTGGGGCCGACGGCGTCGGGGTCATGACCCCCTTCTTCTTTCCCATGGACGGCGAGAGCCTGCTCCGATTCTACGACGACGTCCTGGCGGCGGCTCCGGAAGGCTTTCCCGCCTATCTCTACAACATTCCGGGCTGTTCGGGAAACGACATCTCCCCGGGGCTCCTGAGGAAGGTCATGGACCGCCATGCCAACGTCCGGGGCATCAAGTTCAGCGTCCCGGACCTGATGAGGGTGGAGGACTACCTGCTTGCCTGCAAAGCGGGGACGGAGGTCCTCATCGGGTGCGACAGCCTTTTTCTCCAATGCCTGCTCACGGGGGGAACGGGCATGGTCTCCGGCCCTGCGATGGTGTTCGGCAGACGTTTCGTCAGGCTCTACGAGAGCTGGAGGGAGGGGGACGTCGAGCTGGCTCGGGAACTCCAGCGCCGGGTGGTCGAGACCGACCGGCGGCTTTTGGGGATTCCCGCCATTCCCGCGGTGAAGGCGCTCCTGGCGATGCAGGGCGTCATCGCGACGGACCGATGCAGAAGGCCCTTCAGGAGCCTGGACAGGATCGAGAGGAACGTCTTGAAGGAGATCTTGGAGGACTACGGCAGGGAGGACTGA
- a CDS encoding DUF5655 domain-containing protein — MSNKMIGHFEDKPLTEAYCQRIESYLKELPNIGKEHKSQLSYKVKRKFLWMWTYEKTRDGILYLSLMLDEEIKDDRIHNVSQVSAKRWNHSIVIKDKEEIESSWFQDLLLKGYAFAGR; from the coding sequence ATGAGCAACAAAATGATTGGCCATTTTGAGGACAAACCTTTAACAGAGGCCTACTGTCAAAGAATAGAGAGCTATCTGAAAGAATTGCCGAATATCGGTAAAGAGCACAAATCTCAACTTTCCTACAAGGTCAAAAGAAAATTTTTATGGATGTGGACCTATGAGAAGACCAGAGACGGCATATTATACCTTTCCCTTATGCTCGATGAAGAAATCAAGGACGACAGGATACACAATGTCAGTCAGGTGAGTGCCAAGAGGTGGAATCACAGCATTGTTATCAAAGATAAAGAAGAGATTGAAAGTAGCTGGTTTCAGGATCTTCTTTTGAAAGGTTACGCTTTTGCCGGGAGGTGA